The following coding sequences lie in one Mercenaria mercenaria strain notata unplaced genomic scaffold, MADL_Memer_1 contig_3457, whole genome shotgun sequence genomic window:
- the LOC128553086 gene encoding uncharacterized protein LOC128553086, with protein sequence MSIQTTPASVTEKTEPEVSQHLYGSKTKSKPISVKVGDLVRINKTKRTFDKGYLPNWTKELFKVIHIRRSLPPTVQLEDLGGEEIEGSFYLPEIQTIKDKDIYEIESVLARCTRKVGGKKIKEIKVHWEGYPKKFDSWIPESHLV encoded by the coding sequence atgtctattcaAACAACACCAGCATCGGTCACTGAAAAAACAGAACCTGAAGTATCACAACACTTGTATGGATCAAAAACAAAATCCAAACCTATCTCAGTCAAAGTGGGTGATTTAGTTCGCATCAACAAAACAAAGCGAACGTTTGACAAAGGGTATCTCCCAAACTGGACCAAAGAATTATTCAAGGTCATTCACATTCGCCGTTCTTTGCCACCAACTGTTCAGTTAGAAGATTtgggtggggaagaaattgaagGATCcttttatttgcctgaaattcagaCTATAAAAGACAAAGATATTTACGAAATTGAATCAGTCCTTGCTCGTTGCACAAGGAAAGTGGGTGGAAAAAAGATCAAAGAAATTAAAGTTCACTGGGAAGGTtatccaaagaaatttgacagttggattccagaaagtcatttggtataa
- the LOC128553087 gene encoding uncharacterized protein F54H12.2-like, translating to MMQHGSCECSKTELHVSAVPPTMSAMQDGQWTKHYPISALNNSAPIEFIIPPQTEKWTDLNQSYLYIKFKVTKADGTDLEAGTETSVVNNFFHSTFSSIDLYLNNKLISSNTHTYPYRAYIENLLSYNKECKNTQLRAFELWDKDTSGHMQANTRAGANSGWKVRRTRIAESKSCELIGRLHLDLFLQEKYLPNGIKIRLKLNRASPNFCLMGTAEGKVDIQQAGFNVRTVELLPVVANDLNQAISQHNMKIPIRRVVVKTFTIPDGQRSKIDDHLFLGQLPKRLIIGMVRNADMNGDPATNPFDFRHFHLSKLEVSIDGKTIRNKAFQPNFENGECMRSYMSLYQATGALGLNRSIGLTMTEYKSGYTLWGFYLTADQGCEEGQLHPIKTGNLRIDLQFAQQLPSVVNVTVYAEFDNQIEINGLRKVVTDY from the coding sequence ATGATGCAACACGGTTCTTGCGAGTGTAGCAAAACAGAACTTCATGTTTCTGCTGTACCTCCAACCATGTCAGCCATGCAAGATGGACAATGGACGAAACATTACCCGATTTCGGCTCTGAATAATTCAGCGCCCATCGAATTTATTATTCCTCCACAAACGGAAAAATGGACAGATTTGAATCAGTCCTATTTGTACATCAAATTCAAAGTGACTAAGGCTGATGGAACAGACCTGGAGGCTGGCACTGAAACTTCTGTGGTCAATAACTTTTTCCACAGTACGTTCAGTAGCATTGATCTGTATTTGAACAATAAACTAATTTCGAGCAACACACACACCTATCCGTACAGAGCCTACATTGAAAATCTCCTGTCCTACAACAAAGAATGTAAAAACACACAACTGCGGGCGTTTGAACTCTGGGATAAAGATACATCCGGTCATATGCAGGCTAACACACGAGCTGGAGCTAATAGTGGATGGAAAGTTCGCAGAACTCGTATTGCCGAAAGCAAATCATGTGAACTCATTGGAAGATTACATCTGGATTTATTCCTACAAGAGAAATACCTCCCCAATGGAATTAAAATACGCCTCAAGTTGAACAGAGCCTCACCCAACTTCTGTCTCATGGGCACAGCCGAAGGAAAAGTTGATATCCAGCAAGCGGGATTCAACGTGAGAACGGTTGAATTACTTCCTGTGGTGGCCAACGATTTGAATCAGGCCATTAGCCAGCATAACATGAAGATCCCAATACGACGCGTTGTAGTGAAAACATTCACGATCCCCGATGGACAGAGATCTAAAATTGATGATCACTTGTTTCTTGGACAACTTCCAAAACGACTCATCATTGGTATGGTGAGAAATGCAGATATGAATGGAGACCCCGCCACCAACCCGTTTGATTTCAGACATTTCCATTTGTCTAAACTAGAAGTCAGTATCGACGGGAAAACCATTCGCAACAAAGCCTTCCaaccaaattttgaaaatggagaATGTATGCGATCCTACATGTCACTCTACCAGGCAACAGGAGCTCTCGGACTCAACAGGTCGATTGGATTGACTATGACAGAATATAAAAGTGGCTACACTCTCTGGGGATTTTATCTCACCGCAGATCAAGGTTGCGAGGAAGGTCAACTTCACCCTATAAAAACGGGGAATTTGAGGATAGATCTTCAGTTTGCACAACAACTTCCTAGCGTCGTGAACGTGACAGTGTACGCAGAATTTGACAATCAAATTGAAATCAACGGATTGAGAAAAGTCGTCACAGATTATTAA